A portion of the Bacteroidota bacterium genome contains these proteins:
- the lipA gene encoding lipoyl synthase: METIIHEIEVKRPRKPEWLKARVPGGENYSRLKSLIDGNRLHTVCEEARCPNMGECWNSGTATFMILGDTCTRSCGFCAVKTGRAEFLDKDEPRRVGEAVEVMNLRHAVITSVNRDELFDGGAQIFADTIREIRSRVPACRIEVLIPDFMGNETALNIVLDAQPDILNHNTETVPRLYKTVRPQAHYNRSLELLFRAKQKGFLTKSGLMLGLGETMEEVVETMSDLRGVECDILTLGQYLQPTAAHLPVERYVHPEEFTRLKKQGLEMGFRYIESGPLVRSSYHAADQV, translated from the coding sequence ATGGAAACGATTATCCATGAAATAGAAGTGAAACGTCCCCGGAAGCCGGAATGGCTGAAGGCCCGCGTACCCGGCGGAGAAAATTATTCGCGGTTGAAAAGTTTGATCGACGGAAACCGCCTGCACACCGTGTGCGAGGAAGCCCGCTGCCCGAACATGGGGGAATGCTGGAATTCGGGGACCGCAACGTTCATGATCCTCGGCGACACGTGCACGCGAAGCTGCGGTTTCTGCGCCGTGAAAACCGGACGCGCCGAATTTCTTGACAAGGATGAGCCGCGCCGCGTCGGCGAGGCGGTCGAGGTCATGAACCTCCGGCATGCGGTCATCACGTCGGTCAATCGCGACGAGCTGTTCGACGGTGGAGCGCAGATTTTCGCCGACACGATCCGGGAGATCCGGAGCCGCGTACCGGCATGCCGCATCGAAGTGCTTATTCCGGATTTTATGGGAAACGAAACGGCGCTGAACATCGTCCTCGACGCTCAGCCTGACATACTCAACCACAATACGGAAACGGTTCCGCGGCTCTATAAGACAGTCCGTCCTCAAGCCCACTATAATCGCTCGCTCGAGCTGCTTTTTCGCGCGAAGCAGAAAGGATTCCTGACGAAATCCGGCTTGATGCTCGGGCTCGGGGAAACGATGGAAGAAGTGGTCGAGACGATGAGCGATCTCCGCGGGGTCGAGTGCGACATCCTGACGCTCGGCCAGTACCTGCAGCCGACGGCGGCGCACCTCCCCGTTGAGCGCTATGTCCATCCAGAAGAATTTACGCGGCTGAAAAAACAGGGGCTCGAAATGGGATTCCGCTACATCGAATCGGGGCCGCTCGTCCGCAGTTCCTACCATGCGGCTGACCAAGTGTAA
- the pdhA gene encoding pyruvate dehydrogenase (acetyl-transferring) E1 component subunit alpha — protein sequence MATATLKKESKEGKANRWKNLGLSNAKLIDLYRQMLLIRRFEERSAQEYGKSKIGGFCHLYIGQEAVGVGAIAALREDDYIFSAYRDHGHAIARGMDPKAIMAELFGKFTGCSKGIGGSMHMFDAAKGFMGGYGIVGGHVPLASGTAFASKYLGKDSVTICFFGEAAANQGVFHETLNLAALWKLPVVFICENNRFGMGTAVERSTAVWDIYQKASAYDMTRQWVDGMDVLEMYRVVKEAVDRARKSSLPTMLEARTYRFRGHSMSDPIHGHYRTKEEVEEQKKSDPIPAFGHELLDAGILSQSVIDEMELEIKKIVDESVEFAEHSPEPPADFLYENVYV from the coding sequence ATGGCAACGGCAACACTGAAAAAAGAATCAAAGGAAGGTAAGGCGAATCGCTGGAAGAATCTCGGATTATCCAACGCAAAGCTCATCGACTTGTACCGTCAGATGCTTCTCATCCGCAGGTTCGAAGAGCGCTCGGCGCAGGAGTATGGAAAAAGTAAAATCGGCGGCTTCTGCCATTTGTATATCGGTCAGGAAGCGGTCGGCGTCGGCGCCATTGCTGCGCTTCGCGAGGACGATTATATTTTCTCCGCGTACCGCGACCACGGGCATGCGATCGCACGGGGGATGGACCCGAAGGCAATTATGGCAGAGCTGTTCGGCAAGTTCACCGGCTGTTCGAAAGGCATCGGCGGTTCGATGCACATGTTCGATGCGGCAAAAGGCTTTATGGGAGGTTATGGAATCGTCGGGGGCCATGTGCCGCTCGCATCGGGAACAGCCTTTGCATCCAAGTATCTCGGAAAAGATTCGGTGACAATCTGTTTCTTCGGCGAGGCGGCCGCGAACCAGGGGGTCTTTCATGAGACACTTAACCTGGCAGCCCTGTGGAAGCTCCCCGTTGTTTTCATCTGCGAAAACAATCGTTTCGGAATGGGGACTGCGGTCGAACGATCGACGGCGGTGTGGGACATTTATCAGAAGGCATCGGCGTACGACATGACACGGCAGTGGGTGGATGGCATGGATGTGCTGGAAATGTACCGCGTCGTAAAGGAAGCAGTTGACCGCGCCCGCAAATCAAGCCTTCCGACGATGCTGGAGGCCCGGACCTACCGATTCAGAGGGCACTCGATGTCCGACCCGATCCACGGCCATTACCGGACGAAAGAGGAGGTCGAAGAGCAAAAGAAAAGCGACCCGATTCCGGCATTCGGCCATGAGTTGCTTGATGCGGGGATCCTCAGCCAATCGGTCATCGATGAGATGGAGTTGGAGATCAAGAAGATCGTCGATGAATCGGTCGAATTCGCCGAGCACAGCCCCGAGCCGCCGGCCGATTTTTTGTATGAAAACGTCTACGTTTAA